The Bacillota bacterium genome has a window encoding:
- a CDS encoding CtsR family transcriptional regulator has product MGSISALIERYLKDMLAGSESGHIEIQRNELAVKFSCVPSQINYVLSTRFSIERGYIVESRRGGGGYVRIKKVPFSEELNVIQEICSFVGNAIAEQPARGIIDRLGSEGVLSDREAAIIKTAISRQVLLLGLPARDQLRANILKNILITVLKDC; this is encoded by the coding sequence ATGGGAAGCATAAGTGCATTAATAGAAAGATACTTAAAGGATATGTTAGCGGGAAGTGAAAGTGGGCATATTGAAATTCAAAGAAATGAACTGGCTGTGAAGTTTAGCTGTGTTCCGTCCCAAATAAATTATGTTTTATCAACAAGGTTTAGCATTGAGCGGGGTTACATTGTTGAAAGCCGCCGCGGCGGCGGTGGTTATGTTCGAATAAAAAAAGTTCCTTTCTCCGAGGAACTAAATGTAATCCAAGAAATTTGTAGTTTTGTAGGGAATGCCATAGCGGAACAGCCTGCCCGGGGGATTATTGATAGGCTCGGGAGTGAGGGAGTGCTCTCAGATCGTGAGGCAGCCATTATCAAGACTGCAATAAGCAGGCAGGTATTACTCCTGGGACTGCCTGCCAGAGACCAACTGCGAGCGAATATATTAAAAAATATCTTAATTACCGTTCTTAAGGATTGCTAG